CCGGGGTACCCCAAGAGCGCGGTGTGGCGGCGGGACACCACACGCGGGCCAACAAAAGGAGGGGAGCCGCTCGCTCCCGCTTCCGCGTTTTCATTCAACTTCCTGGGCCTAAAGCGCCCTCCAGCAGCCTGCGGGCCGCCATCGGGACGTTTTTCTAAAGTGCGGGGAGAGCCAAGTACGGCTGGGCAAACCCATCTGGGGCCCCACCTCGCGGGGAATGGCTGCTAGGCACCCGCGGCAAGGCCCGGCGCCTACCTCCACTTTCTCCTCCCGGAGGTGTACTTTCCGGGCCAGCTGCTCGCGCGTGCCCACGTCCGGGTACTTGGTCTCCTGGAAGAGGTTCTCGAGCGCTTCGAGCTGCTCGTCAGTGAAGATGGTGCGGTGCCGCCGCTTCCGCCGGCAGTGCAGCTGGTTGAGAAGCTGCAACTCGGTGCGCGACAGCGTGCCCACGTTCATGTAGGGCAGCATCTGGTGCGGTACCGGGGACACCAGCACCGAGCCAGGGCCCTCATAGCCTGCGACAGAGTGGGGCGCACGGTCAGCCACCGCCCTCGCCACCGCCCGCCCGCCAGCCCGCGACCCTCTTCCACTTGGAAGTCGTCTGCAAGGGGGTGCTGGGAATTGGAGGTGCGCAGGAATCAGGGGTGCAGGGAAAAGAAGGGAGCACGTGAGAGCGCCTACCAGCACACCCCATAAAGCCagttagattatttaaaaaaaaaaaaaaaaaaaaaaaaaaacctgtctccCCGTGCAGGCCCTGAATTACAGTTTTCTCGAACTCTGGACAAAAGTTTGCAAGAAGTTTGCAAACTCCGGCGCCCGATTGGCAAAAAACGGAGCTGGGACTTTTAAGAGGAGCAACGTTTGAGGAAGGTGAATTAATCAACTGGCCCTGGGGGCTAAGGACCACAATGGGCAGCAGAGGCCGGAGCAAGCGCGACCCTACCTGGGGGCGTCGGGACGCAGGAGCACTGCTGGGCACCCAGGGGCGGCACGGCCCCACAGCAGGCCGGACCCACGGGCGCCGCCTGCACGTGCAGCTGCCCGTAGAAGTAGTTGTTGTAGCCGAGGCGGGAGCCGCCTACCGCGGCCTGGAGGCCAGCGCCGCCGGGGGCCACCGGGCGCGGGTAGAAGGCGCCATAGTCCGAGGAGGCGCCGCCGCTGGCGCCGTAGAGCGAGTCCCCGTGCAGGGCCGGGAAGACGACGGGAGCCGCCGCGCTGGGCGCCACTGGCAGCACCGAGTCCTTGCAGCGCGGCCGGGCGGCCAGGATGTTGTCGATGCTGAACATGCTGGCGGGCATCCCCGAGCCCCGCGCCGGGACCGGGGAACGGCGGGAATGCGCCGAGGACAGAGCCTaaaagtggggtgggggggtccACTCTCCTCCAGCTGCCGACCAAATCGAAAGAGAGCGCCGGCGAGCGCGCAGCCCggcgcccctccccgccccccgcgTCCGCTCTCCCTCCTCCCGCCCTCCCCTAGCCACAGCGTTCGCTGAACTCAACCCGCGGGTAGGACGGAGCTCAGACCAGCTGAACTTCTTGTTGGTTTTATACTGAGTCGACGTCATCCTGGATTTAGTTCCTGGTAATATGCAGATGACAAACAGCCGCTCTTTTCCtttgggtgggggaagggggttgggggaggggagaggtgcCAAGGGGAGGGGGTTACAAGGCCTAAAAAGAGATTGTGGATTGCGAATTAATGAAATTAACGTAATCTTTTCCATTCCGCAGCCGGGCCGCGGACTAGCCGAGCTGGGCGGGCGGCCTAATTGCCTTGGTTAATCTCATTAATTCCATTGTGCCGGGGCAGTTAACAACTCCCTCTGCCCgacctctccacccccaccctttTTCTCAGATTGGGTCCTATTATTGGGTGCGATTTCCTCTGCCTGTAGCTCAAATTCATTGTGGACGATTTTACTCTGGGGctacttttttccctctttcgaaattggttttgttttagaaaatgtgaGGGGCTGCATCCCCTCTCAAGCAGGACTGAAAATTCCATCACTCCTCCGCGCCCCCACGTACTCACCGCCTAATTTCACCTCTTTTTTAAATCGTGAGTTTTTCTCCTGAATGGAACTTGTTAAGCCCCacaaaaacttttgtttttgcaAAAGCCAAATTTTGTAAAGGCAAAAACGACGAAAGGAGAGATGCAGCGtgcttcttaaaaagaaaaaaaaaatttttcttttgccgCCACTCTGGGTCTGAAAACTACCATAGCAGTCCCCAGGTCCTACACAGCGAAGACCAAATTCCGCCGCTCTTTCAAATTCGCCACCAAGAGTTTCAGTCTGAAGCGGTGCTTCCAGCTGCTCCCAGCGTGGGTGTCGGTAGGTtttgggcttttaaaaaattatttttggaaatacGGTGTCTTCTCTCCCAAACCATTTTTTTGGCTTTCAATCCAGATGGGGTCTTTGGGACTTCTCTATCTTCTTCCCCAATAATTGGGTCGCATTTTTCCATACGACGTGCTGGCTCCCGGATAGAGACAGACACCCTACTCGCTGCCTTGCCCTTACTCCTGGCAGCCCCAGAGTGGACTGCCTGGGCCCCAGTGGCGTGGACGACGGCCGGCTCTGATCGCGGCAGGCGGCCGCGGTGATTTGCGAGATTCTCGGCACCGCACTGCCAGCCTGCCGGAGCCACGGGAGGCGCAGCCAGCCCACCACTCACTGCAAGCAGGCGGCCAAGCGCCCTTCAGACGGTAGGCGAAGGTACACGCGGAACAAAAGCAGTCCCCCAGATCCTGCGGACCAGGTACAAGCCCGCGGTTTGCAACTCAGGCCACTCCCGGGGAAGGGGCAGGACCAGACCCAGGCGATACCGCCG
Above is a window of Callithrix jacchus isolate 240 chromosome 8, calJac240_pri, whole genome shotgun sequence DNA encoding:
- the GSC gene encoding homeobox protein goosecoid, which produces MPASMFSIDNILAARPRCKDSVLPVAPSAAAPVVFPALHGDSLYGASGGASSDYGAFYPRPVAPGGAGLQAAVGGSRLGYNNYFYGQLHVQAAPVGPACCGAVPPLGAQQCSCVPTPPGYEGPGSVLVSPVPHQMLPYMNVGTLSRTELQLLNQLHCRRKRRHRTIFTDEQLEALENLFQETKYPDVGTREQLARKVHLREEKVEVWFKNRRAKWRRQKRSSSEESENVEKWNKTSSSKASPEKREEEGKSDLDSDS